Proteins from a single region of Bombus huntii isolate Logan2020A chromosome 2, iyBomHunt1.1, whole genome shotgun sequence:
- the LOC126878165 gene encoding hymenoptaecin-like, with amino-acid sequence MKFIVLALFCMAAYAAAQEIEPEAVEEYYGSPRFRRHADPQGSLVINGQKPLSGPDRRPSLDVDYHQRVYDRNGVNADAYGGLNVRPGQPAQPHLGVQIGREYKNGFIRGYSQAERGPGGRISPSFGIGGGFRFRRNVDDMMSEELGY; translated from the exons ATGAAATTCATCGTACTGGCTCTCTTCTGCATGGCTGCATACGCCGCTGCTCAAGAAATTGAACCTGAAGCTGTGGAAGAATACTAC GGCTCTCCTCGTTTTCGACGACACGCCGACCCTCAAGGGTCCCTCGTTATCAATGGACAGAAACCATTGAGCGGACCGGATCGTCGCCCATCCTTGGACGTCGATTATCATCAACGCGTCTACGACAGAAACGGAGTGAACGCGGACGCTTACGGTGGACTGAATGTTCGTCCCGGACAGCCTGCTCAACCACACTTGGGTGTCCAAATCGGGCGTGAATACAAGAACGGCTTCATCAGGGGATACAGCCAGGCTGAACGCGGTCCTGGCGGCAGAATCTCGCCCAGCTTCGGCATTGGTGGTGGATTCAGATTCAGACGCAACGTCGATGACATGATGTCAGAGGAACTAGGATATTAG